A portion of the Juglans microcarpa x Juglans regia isolate MS1-56 chromosome 1D, Jm3101_v1.0, whole genome shotgun sequence genome contains these proteins:
- the LOC121263552 gene encoding LOW QUALITY PROTEIN: uncharacterized protein LOC121263552 (The sequence of the model RefSeq protein was modified relative to this genomic sequence to represent the inferred CDS: inserted 1 base in 1 codon) has product MVIPGCCGSGGGGGGRFAEMKGLTLQVLLGRRFMMFASLLIMNTAGLSYIFGLYSGEIKSKLGYDQTTLNLISFYKDLGANIGVISGLINEITPPWVVLAMGASFSFFGYFMIWLSVTGRIAKPHVWQMCLYICIGSNSQPFVNTGALVTAIKSIPESRGIVIGVLKGYTGLSGAVITQVYHALYVDDAKSLILLIAWLPSAICLVFLRTIRVIKATRQPNEIRLFYNFLYISLCLAGFLMVVIIVEKRVDFTQSEYGGSAAVVLFLLFLPLAVVIMDEYKVWKSKKEALNDPGSLKITTEEATPTKSPVHPPQTGTSTISLAEPGAEKEQVSCWKTMFQPPNRGXDYTILQALFSIDMLVIFIATICGLGGSLTVIDNLNQIGSSLGYQKRSISTFVSLVSIWNYLGRVVAGIASEMFITKYKFPRPLILTLVLLLSCVGHLLIAFNVPNGIYVASVIIGFCFGAQWPLLFSIISELFGLKYYSTLFNFAAVASPIGSYLLNVRVAGHLYDREAEKHMAALGLKRKPGEDLNCTGVDCFKLSFIIIAAVTFFGTLVSLILVIRTMKFYKSDIYKKFREDANHVVETETTMAANGHVRQTELAQRN; this is encoded by the exons ATGGTGATTCCCGGATGCTGTGGTAGTGGGGGTGGTGGTGGAGGCCGGTTTGCGGAGATGAAGGGCCTCACCCTCCAAGTGCTCCTGGGGCGGAGATTCATGATGTTCGCGTCTCTTCTAATCATGAACACTGCTGGCTTGAGCTACATCTTCGGCCTCTACTCCGGCGAGATCAAGTCCAAGCTCGGTTATGACCAAACCACTCTCAATTTGATCAGCTTCTACAAGGACTTGGGCGCAAACATCGGCGTCATCTCCGGCCTTATCAATGAGATCACACCCCCGTGGGTGGTCTTAGCTATGGGCGCGTCTTTCAGCTTTTTTGGCTACTTCATGATCTGGCTCAGCGTCACCGGAAGAATCGCCAAGCCCCATGTCTGGCAAATGTGTTTGTATATATGCATTGGCTCCAATTCACAACCTTTCGTCAACACTGGAGCGCTTGTCACCGCCATAAAGAGCATCCCTGAAAGCCGTGGAATCGTCATTGGTGTTTTGAAGGGTTACACGGGTCTTAGTGGCGCAGTTATCACTCAGGTTTACCATGCTCTCTACGTCGATGACGCCAAGTCTTTGATTTTGCTCATAGCGTGGCTTCCTTCTGCTATATGTCTGGTTTTCCTTCGAACCATTCGGGTCATCAAGGCTACTCGGCAGCCAAACGAGATCAGACTTTTCTATAATTTCCTCTATATCTCGCTTTGTCTTGCGGGGTTTTTGATGGTCGTGATTATAGTAGAGAAAAGAGTCGACTTCACACAAAGCGAGTATGGAGGAAGCGCAGCCGTGGTGCTTTTCTTGCTGTTCCTCCCACTTGCCGTCGTTATTATGGACGAGTATAAGGTTTGGAAGAGCAAGAAAGAAGCTCTGAACGATCCCGGATCATTGAAAATAACTACCGAAGAGGCAACCCCGACGAAGAGCCCTGTCCATCCACCACAAACTGGCACTTCCACAATTTCGCTTGCGGAACCAGGAGCTGAAAAAGAACAAGTTTCTTGTTGGAAGACCATGTTTCAGCCACCGAATAGAG AGGACTATACCATACTCCAAGCACTTTTCAGCATCGACATGTTAGTGATATTCATTGCAACAATTTGTGGTCTTGGGGGCTCGTTAACGGTGATAGACAACTTGAATCAGATAGGAAGTTCCTTAGGATACCAGAAGAGAAGCATAAGTACTTTTGTGTCTCTGGTAAGCATTTGGAACTATCTCGGACGTGTGGTCGCAGGTATTGCCTCGGAAATGTTCATAACAAAGTACAAGTTTCCTCGCCCTCTCATCCTCACACTGGTCCTCCTTTTATCCTGCGTGGGTCACCTCCTAATCGCCTTTAACGTCCCGAACGGCATCTATGTGGCATCAGTGATTattgggttttgttttggtGCACAATGGCCACTgctcttctcaataatctctgAACTTTTTGGGCTTAAGTACTACTCTACGCTGTTCAATTTTGCAGCGGTGGCTAGCCCAATTGGGTCATACTTGCTCAATGTGAGGGTTGCTGGGCATCTATACGATAGGGAGGCAGAGAAGCATATGGCAGCGTTGGGGCTCAAAAGGAAGCCCGGGGAGGACTTGAACTGCACTGGGGTTGACTGCTTCAAATTGTCTTTCATTATCATAGCCGCCGTAACCTTCTTTGGCACACTTGTTTCGCTCATCTTGGTGATTAGGACCATGAAGTTCTACAAGAGCGACATTTACAAGAAGTTCCGAGAGGACGCGAATCATGTTGTCGAGACTGAAACCACGATGGCTGCAAATGGTCATGTTCGACAGACAGAATTGGCACAGCGTAACTAA